The Paenibacillus sophorae genome has a segment encoding these proteins:
- a CDS encoding TetR/AcrR family transcriptional regulator, with protein sequence MTKSETRSVNRKSDIISAAIEVFAETGYFRATTAQVAERAKISQPYIFRFFSTKEALLLTALEVSWTRVIDSFRKVVESASPEQLEMELIRAYEVILDSYRNEVLLQMQAQTIQEEAIREAMRGGFGEVRRMVLDAFHAAGIPNAEERTMLFLARGMLCNISAALAMPELMEI encoded by the coding sequence ATGACAAAATCCGAGACGAGATCGGTTAATCGCAAATCAGACATCATTTCAGCGGCGATCGAGGTATTCGCGGAGACAGGGTACTTTCGGGCAACGACGGCACAAGTCGCGGAACGAGCCAAAATATCGCAGCCATATATCTTTCGTTTTTTCTCGACTAAAGAAGCTTTGCTGTTGACAGCGCTGGAGGTATCCTGGACGCGAGTAATCGATTCCTTCCGCAAGGTCGTGGAGTCCGCCTCGCCGGAACAACTGGAGATGGAGCTAATCCGGGCCTATGAGGTTATTTTGGACTCCTATCGGAATGAAGTGCTGCTTCAGATGCAGGCTCAGACGATCCAGGAAGAAGCGATCCGGGAAGCGATGCGAGGTGGATTCGGGGAAGTCCGACGAATGGTTCTGGACGCCTTCCACGCAGCCGGCATTCCCAATGCCGAGGAACGAACGATGCTATTCCTGGCCCGTGGAATGCTATGCAACATTTCGGCAGCGCTGGCTATGCCCGAGTTGATGGAAATATGA